The following DNA comes from Pirellulales bacterium.
AAAGGGTTCCGCCGCCGTTGGTCAACGACGCTCGTCCGCCGCAAATCTCGGCGCCGCAAGGTGCTGCGCTCGCGCGATGGGTTTTCATCGTGCGTGAAGCATCGCGACCGTTCGGTTCAATCGCTCGACCACTGGCCGCATACTGTTAAGAAATCGTGACACTTTGACGCAGAGCGCTAAGTTTGCGCCACACTCGCGAGAGTGATTTCATCCCTGAAAACAGCGGCTTTTTTTGTCTGACACCTTGTCAGCAAAGCCACTGCGAGCGATGCTAGTCGTCGCTGGAGGCGAGACAATTCGGCATGGGACGGCTGAGCAGAAGAGGCCGTGAACACGTTCCGCGGAGACCACGCCATGTCCGACACGAAGGCCGCCGTACCGACCACCGCTTCTATTTCTGTTTCGCCGCGAGCTGCGATGGCCACTCCTGCTCGCCCCCGCGAGGAAAGCCGCGGTTGGCTGGCCCTCATTCTGCAATTGATCGGTTTTAGCGCGGCCGCGGCAATCGGCTTTGCCGCCAGCCTCTACTACACGACACAGCAGCAGGCGGCCGCAGCACGTCAGCGGCAGGCCGCGGACGAACGTATCGCTACGGCCGCGACGCAGGCCGCTCCCGCGGAAAACGTGCCGGCCGAGACGCAATCGGCCGAGCAGCCCGCAGCAAGTGAAGCGGCCGCGCCCGAGGGGCAGTTCTCGGAAGAGGTGGAGCGCGCCGAGATGATCGAGGCCCAGCAAGCCAAGCCGCCCGTTCCGCTTGAAAACGTTCCGACCGAACCGACGACGACTTCGATCGAAGGCCTGCCTTTTGATCGGCTCGAGCCGGCCGATTCCGACTTGAAGGTCGAAACGCTCGACGGCCAAACGGTGACCGAGCCCGATGCTGCGATTACGCCGTAGTAGTCAGCCGCACATCTGGTGCCTGATTAAAAAAAACCACAAACACGACAGGCCGGACGATATGCCTGTCACGCACTCTGGCGTGACCTACGAGACGCCGTAGAAGGCGGCCGTTTCGAGTCCCGTGCGCTGATGGACCTCGGCAGCGATCGCGTCGACTTCCTCATTGGTGAGCGGCGCGACGTATGATTCGGCCGGGCGGCGCGCCACCGTGTAGATCTGTACCAGCTTAAGTTGCCCGCCGGCGGCGGTGATCTCGTTCAAGCGCTCGCAGAAGGCCGCAATCTCCGTGGCGGGGGGGGCCTGGTCAGCGATGCGCATGAAGAGGGCCTGGATCACGAGCGGACGCACCTGCGCGGCGGCGGTGATGTTTTCCAGGATGCGCGCGAAGGGGATCTTCGTCCGTTCGACCTGCTGGTAGTACGTGTCGGTTCCGGCGTCGAGCTTGGCCCAGATCTCTCCTCGGTTCGCATCGAGCGTGGCCAGTCCTCGCACGACGTGCGGGCGATGGAACATGCTGGCGTTCGTGATGAGCACCATTTTCACATCGTCGAGCCCGTGACGGCGTTTCAACTCAGCACACTGCGCCACGACCTCGTCGAAGTTGACGTGCGTCGTCGGTTCGCCATCGCCGCTGAAGGCGATGTCGTTCAACCGCCGCAGCGCCTGCGGCGTATCGCGAAACTTCGGATGCTCGAAGAGCTGACCCGAGGTGACGAGTTGTAAGGTGTGGTCGAGTTCGTCGAGCAAGGCCGGCAGATCGACGAACGTGGTCTCGGCCGTGCTCACGCGATCGACCTGGCAGTAGATACAATCGAAGTTGCAGACCTTGTCGGGATTGAGATTCACGCCGAGCGAGATGCCCCCCGAGCGCCGGCTGAGCACCGGATAGACGAACCGGTTCTGCTCGAACGAACGCTCGTGCTGCGTGAAGAGTCGTTCGGCGGCGGGGGTGATCGAATCGTGATTCATCGGGCGGTCGGTTGGGGGTGGCAGGCCGCGGGTGTTGGCGCGATGCCGGTCCCTGGCTTTCCCCTCACCTCCGGCCCCTGACCCACGTCAGAAGGGAGGGGGGATACTCCCAAGCGGTGCGCGTCGCGTTTGCTACTTCACGCGTCGGAGGACCGTGAACTCGTCCATCGTGACAGTGGTAAGCTCGCCATCGTCGCGGCGGAGCAGGATGATGTCGCTCCACACCTTGTCGTCGGTGCTGCGGGCGTTGTGCAGACCGTGGCGGCGGCGCTCGGTCGAAATGACCGTCCCCTGCGTGGTGGTCGTCCAACTGCGCTGGCCGACTTTCACCTGGTGGACGACCTCGAGCCTATCCCCTTCCTTCAGGTCGGGTACCAACTTGCGCGAGGCGGCATTCGCCTGCGGCGTGACGGCAACGGCATTCGACATCGTGCGGCGAACTCCGAAGGAAGACTAAAAGCAGTAGACACCCGCTATTGTCGGCGAGTTCGCCCATCTGGCAAGGGCGGAACAGGCGGTCGCCGCTGAAACCGGGCCATGGACCGCCCCTGGAGAAAGACCCAGAGGCACAGGCTGGCAGCCTGTGCCTCTGGCCGGCATCAAACGCTGAATCGCACGTGCAGGATATCGCCGTCCCGGACGACGTAGTCCTTCGGCTCCTGCCGTAGCAGGTTGTTGGCCTTGATCTCCCGTTCGCTCCCCAGGCGGACCAGGTCGGCACAGTCCATCACCTCGGCCCGGATGAAGCCGCGGGCGAGATCGCTGTGGATGTTGTCGGCGGCTTCCAGCGCGGTTCCACCCTGGCGAAGCATCCAGGTGCGAACTTCTTTCTCGCCGGCCGTGAAGTAGAGCATCTGCCCGGAGACGTCGAGGATGCGCTTCAGCAGTCCGTCGCGCGAGGAGGCGGTGAGCCCCAACTCCTGGGCGAACTCCTCGCGATCCTCGGGCGACATCCGCATCAGCTCCAGCTCGAGCCCGACGCGGATCACCTCGACGGGCTGCCCGGGGACGATCTTCTCGGTGAATCGCTCGGGCTGGTCCTCGTCGTCGGCGGCGTTGACCACGATCAGCTTGGGCTTCTCGGTCAGCAGGCGGAAGGAGCGGGTCGCGCGGTACTGCTCTTCGGTCAACTTCATATCGCGCAGCGCTTTGCCTTCGCCCAGTCCTGCGACGAGCGGCTCGAGAGCGGCCAGTTCGGCCAGCTCCTCTTCGCGGTTGGGGCGAGGCTTCTTGACCGATTCGCGCAGGCGTTCGACCCGGCCCGAGGCGATCTCCAGGTCGGCCAGCAGCAGATCTTCCTCGAAGCTTTGCAGATCGACGAGGGGATCGGAGCCGGCAAAGCCCGCCACGACCAGCACGAAGCAGCCTGCCTCGCGCAGCAGGCCCAGCCGCGCGGCGTTCCCTTCGTGCGTGCGGGTGAGGCCGGGGGTGTCGAACAGCTCGAGCGAGGCCTGCGTGATCTTCTTGGGCTTGTAGATCTCGCAGAGTTGCGCGATGCGCTCGTCGGGCACCGGGGCCATGGCCGATTGCCCGGAGTGTGCGAGCGCGAAGTCGGGCTCGACCCCCGTCAGCCAGTGAAACAGCGTGCTCTTGCCCGACCCGGCATAGCCGACGATACCAATCTTCATGACCGTAGCTCGTGACGTCCTCGACGCGGCGGAAGCGCCGCTTCGAGCAGCGCGAGCGACTGTTCTACCGTGTCGCTTTCGGCCTTGTCCAGGTCCGCGCGGCCGAAACGGACGCGGTAGAAGGCCTCGGTCACGCGCTCGGGGGCCAGCGCGGCCGCCGGCGCGAGCCCCCGTTCGCCCAGCTTGCGCCGGGCCAGGGTGGCGAATTCACGCTGCGTCTGCGAGGCAGTCCGCACGATGGCAAACCGCGCCAGCAGCGACTCGAGTCGATGGTAGAACTCGACCTCCGGCCCGCGCCGGCGAGCCAAAGCCGATCCCCGGCGCCAGCCATAGCGCTGCCACAGACGGCGCACTCCTTGCACGGCGCCGATCACGCCTGCCGCTAGGAGCGAACCGACCAGCCCACCACGCCAACTGAACCAGTCGCCACTGAACCAACCGGTTCCGTCGAGTCCCAACAGAACGGTAAATCCTTGCCAGATGTCACGGTAGTTCTGCGGATTGGTCAGCGCGCGATAGACCGACAGGAAGGCGGCGCCGATCGGTTGGTAGATGGCTTCCATCTGACGATTGGCATCGAGCCCCACGACGTAGCTCGACCACAGGTATTGGGCATAGTCGGTGAACTGCCGCAACGAGGCGATCGCCAACCAGTTTGACGAGCGGTCGACGGCGCTCAGGCTGGCGATCGTGGGGTCGAGCGTGAGCCAGCCCCCGTTGGCCCAACTGACCGGGATGTCGCCTCGCGGTTGCTGGGGAAGATCGCTCGGCAAGTGAGCCGGTTCGAGATAGGCCTCGACCCAGGCGTGCGCGTGCAGTTGACGAACCTGGTAGAAGCCGCCGAGCGAGTTCCACTCGCCCCCTTTAAAGCCGAGCACCAGTCGCGAGGGAATGCCCACGCTCCGCAGCATCAGGGCCAGGGCCGTGGCGAAGTATTCGCAGTGCCCTTGCGGCCGTTCGAAGAGGAAGTCGTCGATCGGGTCGAGCGCCGGATCGCGCAGCGGCGATTGCAGCGAGTAGCTGAATCGTCCCGGCTCGCCGAAGTAACTTTCCAGGCGGCGGGCACGTGCCAAGCGATTGCTCGCCGGGATGTCGGCCACCAGGCTCTCGGCGAGATCGCCCAGGCGATCGAGCTTGTCGCCGGGAGGCAAATCTTCGTAAGGGTTGTACCCCGTATCGACGATTTCCTGGCTGGGCAGAACCGGGTACTGCTTTCCGCCAATCAGCCCGGTGGTCGCCATGTTGAAGCGATACTGTTCGTTCTGTTTATCATCGGAACGCACGTACTGGTAACGCGCGTGATCGTACAGCAGATGCACATCCTGTTCGATTTTGTACGACGTGGGCAGGCAATACAGGAGGTCGCTCGAGAGAGGCTCGATCTGGATGTTCTGTCGCACCGTATGAGGCGGCAGGTCTCTCAGCGGAACGGGATGGATTTCGTCCGCGCTCGATCCGCGCGGCAGATCCCACACGCCGTCCTGGTATTGCGTGAGGTGCATGCCGCGGAAGAGGGGCTCTCCGACGATCTCAATGACTCGCCCCCCCTCGAACGACTGGAAGCTGACCTGCATGACCGCTTCCGGACTTTCGATGATGTCTCCCAGGTCGCCCAGCCGGACGCTCTGCGACGCGCCGACGACTGGCTGCCCGGTCAGCGAGGCGGGGCGCCAGGGATTTCCTCCCACGCGCGGCACCATGAGAAAGACGACGGCCGTCATGACGAGCGTTCCGAGGCAGACGAGCGCCACCTCGTTCAGCGCCGGCGCCAGCACGCGTCGCTCGGCCAGGTTGACCGGCGCATGGGCCACAAACACGCGGTCGACCTGCTGGCCGACGCGAACGGTCTGGGCGCCGAACCAACCGGCGGCGCTCGTGCCGCCGGGCGCCGCAGGGGACGTCAGACGCAGCATCTCGCTATGCAGGTGGAGCAAGACGAGCGTCGTGGCGCCGAGAAACAGGTAAACCACTTGCAGGAAGCCGAAGCTGAGGTCGTCGTTGACCACGGTCGCCACGGCGACTTCGAGCACGCTGAGCAGCATCAACAGCCAATACCGCCGCAGCAGCTTGACTTGAAACAGCAGAATGAACTGCAGATAGACGAGCAAGTTTGCCACGGCGATCAGCCAGCTATCGCGCCCCATGCTGCCGAGGTCGAGAAAGGCGAAGGCCACGGCGATCAGCGACAGCAGGGCCGCCGTTCGATCGCCCAGGCGCCACCAGCCACGGAGATCGACCACATAGAAGGCCACCGCCGAAACGACCACCGCCAGGATCGGCAAACGCGTCTCCTGCTGGCCCATGCCCAACAGCATGGCCGAGAGAGCGACGAGCGCCGCGATGCAAAGCTGTAGCAAGCGTTCGATGGTCATGTCACTGCGGTTGAAAATACTCGGCGAGTTGCGCGCTGCTCGCATCGACCGTCAGGATGCGCGACAGCGTGGCCCTGCGGCGGGGATCTTCCCAGATCTCGACGAAGCGCTCGGTATCGGCCAGGTCGACCGGCCGCGTGCTGATCAGAATCACCGAGCGCCCGGGTCGCACCGTGGCGAGCGCCGCCCCCAGCGACTCGGGCAACCGGTCGGTGGGCGTGGCTTCGGCCAGGGCCAGCGATTCGAGAATGTCGTCGAGCAGCGCTGAAGAGGCCGCATGCGAGACCAGGCTCGGCTTGTCGCAGGCACAGGCGAATTGTAGGTGGCTGCCACCGCGCCCGCACAGCTCGGCAGCAATCGTGGCGGCAAAGCTGACGGCGGCTTCGACGGCCGCTAGTTCGGCTTCGTTCGGTGTCGGCGGTCGCCAGAGCTCGAGCACCAGGGTCAGATCCTGATTTCTCTGTTCGGCGAATTGGCGCACGATGAGCGCACCGCGACGGGCCGAGGTGCGCCAATGGATCCAGCGCCGACTGTCGCCCGGGCGATAGTCGCGCAGGCTGTGGAAATCTCCCTCGACCACTCCCAGGGCGCGCGTCGCTTGGGCCGGCCGCTGAGCCGTTTGCTGAAATCTCCACCAGCGCCGCGTGAGACGACCGAGTCGCGGAATCACGGTGAGCGTGGCGGGGCGCGGATCGCTGACCGTGGCCCGCACCAATCCGAAGGGAAATGCCGTCGAGTATCGCCAGGGGCCGAAGTGGTAACGTCCGCGCCGCAGCAGGCGCCCGCGGTACGACATCGACACCGTCTGCTGATGCGAGATGCGGGGAATCAACAGCCTTGCCCGCAGCGGCTCGGCGGCGCTCGAGTCTCCTTCGCGGCGAATGGTGTCCTCGACCGAGACGGCCCAACTGCCGAACCACCGATGGCGGCTGGTGGCTTCGACGGCCACTTCGATCAAGTCGCCGACGGCGATTCGTCGCGGCATGCGCCGAAGGAGTTCGAGCCGCGCGAGCGAGATCCGCACGCTGCGCCAATTGTAGACGTAAGGGCAGGCCATCATGCCGAACATCAACATCATCAGGTTGATATCGCGCAGCATCGCCCCGGTAAACAGGAAGCAAAGCACGCCCAGATAGCACAGGCCGGCAAACGTGATCGCGATTCGGCGTCGAGGCTGCATGGCGTCACCGTTCGCGATCTGTCGAAGAACGGCCCCTCGATTCAACGTTCCCTGGCGCGCCGCGGCGGTTATTCCGGCACGGGCACTTCCGCGATCAGGCGCGCGACCACCGATTCGACGGCATCGCGCTGGCCGCCGTGCAGATAGCCCTTGCTGATCACGCGGTGCGCCAGCACGGGCAGCGCCAACTGCTTGACGTCGTCGGGGATGACATAGTCGCGCCCTTCGACCAGTGCCAGCGATTGCACGGCACGATAGAGCGAGAGCGCGCCACGCGTGCTGATACCGACGTGCAGCTCGTCGCTCGTACGCGTCGCCTCGGCAATGTCGAGGATGTAATCGGCGATGGCCTCGTCGACCGCGACGCGCCGCACGGCCGTCTGCAGCTCGACCACCTGATCGCAAGTGAGCGCCGGCTCGAGGTGATCGACGGGCTCGCCCGCCCGGTGCATGGCCAGCACCTGGCGTTCGTCGTCCCGTCCCGGGTACCCCAGCCGCGTGCGAAGCAGGAAGCGATCCAACTGGTTCTCGGGCAATGGGTAGGTGCCTTCGAACTCGAAGGGGTTCTGCGTGGCGATCACCATGAAGGGATGGGGCAGCGTGTGGGTCGTGCCATCGACCGAGACACGTGCGTCACTCATCGCCTCGAGCAAGGCACTTTGCGTGCGCGGCGTCGTGCGGTTGATCTCGTCCGCCAGCACGATGTTGGCGAAGATCGGCCCCGGGCTGAAGGTGAACTCGTTCTTCTTCGCGTCGAAGAAGCTCGTCCCCACGATGTCGCTGGGAAGCAAGTCGGGGGTGAATTGAATGCGGCAGAAACGCCCCTCGACACTTTTGGCCAAGGCCTTGCCGACCAACGTCTTGCCGACTCCCGGCACGTCTTCCAACAGCACGTGCTCGCCGGCCAACAGCGCAACGATACACAGACGCACGACGTCGCTCTTTCCCAGAACGACTTGCGACATATTGGCTTCGAGAGCCGTGACCAGGCTCTGTACCTCGGTCGACAAG
Coding sequences within:
- a CDS encoding radical SAM protein, with translation MNHDSITPAAERLFTQHERSFEQNRFVYPVLSRRSGGISLGVNLNPDKVCNFDCIYCQVDRVSTAETTFVDLPALLDELDHTLQLVTSGQLFEHPKFRDTPQALRRLNDIAFSGDGEPTTHVNFDEVVAQCAELKRRHGLDDVKMVLITNASMFHRPHVVRGLATLDANRGEIWAKLDAGTDTYYQQVERTKIPFARILENITAAAQVRPLVIQALFMRIADQAPPATEIAAFCERLNEITAAGGQLKLVQIYTVARRPAESYVAPLTNEEVDAIAAEVHQRTGLETAAFYGVS
- a CDS encoding DUF3488 domain-containing protein, translated to MTIERLLQLCIAALVALSAMLLGMGQQETRLPILAVVVSAVAFYVVDLRGWWRLGDRTAALLSLIAVAFAFLDLGSMGRDSWLIAVANLLVYLQFILLFQVKLLRRYWLLMLLSVLEVAVATVVNDDLSFGFLQVVYLFLGATTLVLLHLHSEMLRLTSPAAPGGTSAAGWFGAQTVRVGQQVDRVFVAHAPVNLAERRVLAPALNEVALVCLGTLVMTAVVFLMVPRVGGNPWRPASLTGQPVVGASQSVRLGDLGDIIESPEAVMQVSFQSFEGGRVIEIVGEPLFRGMHLTQYQDGVWDLPRGSSADEIHPVPLRDLPPHTVRQNIQIEPLSSDLLYCLPTSYKIEQDVHLLYDHARYQYVRSDDKQNEQYRFNMATTGLIGGKQYPVLPSQEIVDTGYNPYEDLPPGDKLDRLGDLAESLVADIPASNRLARARRLESYFGEPGRFSYSLQSPLRDPALDPIDDFLFERPQGHCEYFATALALMLRSVGIPSRLVLGFKGGEWNSLGGFYQVRQLHAHAWVEAYLEPAHLPSDLPQQPRGDIPVSWANGGWLTLDPTIASLSAVDRSSNWLAIASLRQFTDYAQYLWSSYVVGLDANRQMEAIYQPIGAAFLSVYRALTNPQNYRDIWQGFTVLLGLDGTGWFSGDWFSWRGGLVGSLLAAGVIGAVQGVRRLWQRYGWRRGSALARRRGPEVEFYHRLESLLARFAIVRTASQTQREFATLARRKLGERGLAPAAALAPERVTEAFYRVRFGRADLDKAESDTVEQSLALLEAALPPRRGRHELRS
- a CDS encoding DUF58 domain-containing protein: MQPRRRIAITFAGLCYLGVLCFLFTGAMLRDINLMMLMFGMMACPYVYNWRSVRISLARLELLRRMPRRIAVGDLIEVAVEATSRHRWFGSWAVSVEDTIRREGDSSAAEPLRARLLIPRISHQQTVSMSYRGRLLRRGRYHFGPWRYSTAFPFGLVRATVSDPRPATLTVIPRLGRLTRRWWRFQQTAQRPAQATRALGVVEGDFHSLRDYRPGDSRRWIHWRTSARRGALIVRQFAEQRNQDLTLVLELWRPPTPNEAELAAVEAAVSFAATIAAELCGRGGSHLQFACACDKPSLVSHAASSALLDDILESLALAEATPTDRLPESLGAALATVRPGRSVILISTRPVDLADTERFVEIWEDPRRRATLSRILTVDASSAQLAEYFQPQ
- a CDS encoding DUF933 domain-containing protein, encoding MKIGIVGYAGSGKSTLFHWLTGVEPDFALAHSGQSAMAPVPDERIAQLCEIYKPKKITQASLELFDTPGLTRTHEGNAARLGLLREAGCFVLVVAGFAGSDPLVDLQSFEEDLLLADLEIASGRVERLRESVKKPRPNREEELAELAALEPLVAGLGEGKALRDMKLTEEQYRATRSFRLLTEKPKLIVVNAADDEDQPERFTEKIVPGQPVEVIRVGLELELMRMSPEDREEFAQELGLTASSRDGLLKRILDVSGQMLYFTAGEKEVRTWMLRQGGTALEAADNIHSDLARGFIRAEVMDCADLVRLGSEREIKANNLLRQEPKDYVVRDGDILHVRFSV
- a CDS encoding MoxR family ATPase, with the protein product MSQVVLGKSDVVRLCIVALLAGEHVLLEDVPGVGKTLVGKALAKSVEGRFCRIQFTPDLLPSDIVGTSFFDAKKNEFTFSPGPIFANIVLADEINRTTPRTQSALLEAMSDARVSVDGTTHTLPHPFMVIATQNPFEFEGTYPLPENQLDRFLLRTRLGYPGRDDERQVLAMHRAGEPVDHLEPALTCDQVVELQTAVRRVAVDEAIADYILDIAEATRTSDELHVGISTRGALSLYRAVQSLALVEGRDYVIPDDVKQLALPVLAHRVISKGYLHGGQRDAVESVVARLIAEVPVPE